One Buteo buteo chromosome 32, bButBut1.hap1.1, whole genome shotgun sequence DNA segment encodes these proteins:
- the C32H6orf47 gene encoding uncharacterized protein C6orf47 homolog, with amino-acid sequence MWRWVRDPPWGRGPPPELGGGPDPLEICLALARHLFDLCAVGCLGAARAALGALGVRGALGALGLGGAGGAWLQGVVAFLLAAAALRLLLRLLLQHLLPLAALYALLQALVLAASLRPGPPVAPPPAPPPPGEPPEPEEQPRGPPDGREPPAELRDPPTERRRGAPLEGREPPLERWDPPVEQQDPHPEWDDPLTEWWDPPTERWETPGCKEGERVLVAGPCAD; translated from the coding sequence aTGTGGCGTTGGGTGCGTGACCCGCCGTGGGGCCGGGGTCCCcccccagagctgggggggggtccggaCCCCCTGGAAATCTGCCTGGCCTTGGCGCGTCACCTCTTCGACCTTTGTGCCGTGGGGTGCCTGGGGGCGGCACGGGCGGCGCTGGGGGCCTTGGGGGTGCGGGGGGCGTtgggggctctggggctggggggcgcggggggggccTGGCTGCAGGGGGTGGTCGCCTTCTTGCTGGCGGCCGCCGcgctgcggctgctgctgcggctgctgctgcagcacctcctgcccctggCCGCCCTCTACGCCCTCCTGCAGGCCCTGGTGCTGGCTGCCAGCCtgcgccccggcccccccgtcgctcccccgcctgcccccccGCCTCCGGGGGAGCCCCCCGAGCCAGAGGAGCAGCCGCGCGGACCCCCCGACGGACGGGAGCCCCCGGCGGAGCTGCGGGATCCCCCCACGGAGCGGCGACGAGGCGCTCCTTTGGAAGGGCGGGAGCCCCCCCTGGAGCGGTGGGACCCccctgtggagcagcaggaccCCCACCCGGAGTGGGACGACCCCCTGACGGAGTGGTGGGACCCCCCCACCGAGCGCTGGGAGACCCCAGGgtgcaaggaaggggagagagtgCTGGTGGCCGGCCCCTGTGCGGACTAG